GGGCGGGGTGGGAATTCCTCGGGTCGTTCAGGTCGCCATCACCGGGAGCCCGCGGGGCCTTGGAGGCGTTCGTGCACTGCCGAAAGTCTGCCCGCGATTGACGCTGCGCCGGGCCGCCAGTAGCATCATTGTTCGTGTCCGGACCGCTGGTCCGGGCATTGTTCGCGTGACCGGGCCTTCCGGGCCGCATCGTCCGACCTCGACCTCGGGTGTCGGCCGTGCGCCCGGGGTCGACTAACAGGAGCAGGCGTGCCGACGATCCAGCAGCTGATCAGGCAGGGACGGGACATCAAAAGGACCAAGTCCAAGACGCCTGCGTTCAAGGGCTCGCCCCAGCGGCGAGGCGTCTGCCTGCGCGTCTACACCACCACTCCCAAAAAGCCCAACTCAGCGCTGCGCAAGATCGCCAGGGTGCGCCTGACGTCCGGGATGGAGGTAACGGCCTACATCCCCGGAGAGCAGCACAACCTTCAGGAGCACTCGATCGTGCTCGTCCGCGGAGGCCGTGTCCGCGACCTCCCGGGCGTCCGCTACAAGATCATCCGCGGCGCTCTTGACACCGCGGGGGTCCGCAACCGCAAGCAGGGCCGCTCCAAGTACGGCGCCAAAAAGGGCGGTTCGTAGAGATGCCCCGCCGCGGAGCAATCCCGAAGCGCGAGATCCGTCCGGATCCCCTGCACGACAGCCAGCTGGTCACGCAGCTGATCAACAAGGTCATGCAGGACGGCAAGAA
The sequence above is a segment of the Actinomycetota bacterium genome. Coding sequences within it:
- the rpsL gene encoding 30S ribosomal protein S12, encoding MPTIQQLIRQGRDIKRTKSKTPAFKGSPQRRGVCLRVYTTTPKKPNSALRKIARVRLTSGMEVTAYIPGEQHNLQEHSIVLVRGGRVRDLPGVRYKIIRGALDTAGVRNRKQGRSKYGAKKGGS